The sequence ATGGAAAGGTTCCCGGCGGCGATGCGGTGCTGATGGAAATGCAGCATTTCCGCAACGTGCATTACCCCGCTGCGTTTCAGCCGATCCGAGAGTTGGATCCGCTCGCTCAGAAAGTGCATGAGTTCATCCGGCTGGAGCCCGCCTACACCGGACCACTACGCAAACGCGCAATCGCGGAACTGGCTTGTACGAAGAGCCAATTCGATACGGCGCTCAAGAAACTGCAGGTGAGTTTGAACATCGTTCGCTCGAACGACCCGAAACTAAAAAACGATTTCTGGCTTCCGATGCGCGAAGTCCATTTGGACATCGTGCAGGAACATGAGTAGCACGTGGGCACGCTACGAAATCGGATTCGGTTTCGTTGCGTGAAACAACTACGGTGGAAGTGACCCTACTCGGATTTCCATTTTTCGATCACGATCGGCACATCGTTTTGTTGCCTCGGACCTGGGTTCGTCCGTCCGCTGGCAATCTGGGTCTCCAGCAGTCCCCTCAGCCGCATCACCCTTTCGGGCATCGCTTCGGCGAGATTGTTCTGCTCACCAATGTCCTGCTGCATGTCGTAAAGCTGAACCATCGGCAGTCCCTTGGACTCCGCTTCCTTCACGGCCTCTTTGATTTTTGGTGCCGACCATCCACCCGAACCAGGGCAAGCGATCAATTTCCACTTTCCTTGGCGGATCGAAAAAAAGCCGCTAATGGAATGATGAATGACATCGGTGCGTGGAGCGTGATTCGTTCCCGTCAACGCCGAGAGGAAGCTGAAGCTATCGACGGCGTCGCTTTCCGCCAATTCGTAGCCCGTCAGATCGGCAACCGTTGCGATCACATCGGTTAGACAGACCAGGTCATCACAACGGCTTCCCGGCTGGACATGCCCCGGCCACGACACCAAGAACGGAACGCGGTGCCCTCCATCCCAGATGTCGGCTTTCATGCCGCGAAGGTTTGCACTGGGAAAGTGCCCGGCCGCCTTTAACTGTTTGAGCCCTGACGTCGACGGTGAGGTTCCGTTATCCGAACTGCAAAGAATCAGGGTGTTTTGGAGGAAACCGTTCGCCTTCAACGCCTGCACCACTTGGCCATAGCTGTCGTCGGTTTGCATCACAAAATCCGCGTGATCATTGATGCCGCTTTTGCCTTTCCAATCCTCCGATGGAACCACCGGGGAATGAGGCGCGTTCCAGGGGATATACATAAAGAACGGTTGGTCGATGCCCTTGCGTCTCTCGATATAGTCGACCGCGGCCGCGGTCAGAGAAGGTAGCATCTCGACAGCCTCGATGTTCCGCGTGACCTTATCGTTGTCGATCCACAGATCCATCTGGCGGGCGTAATGAAAACCGTGAAAAACATCAAAGCCAGCGAAATCGATCGGACCATGCGTCACGACGGCACCCGGCTTCACCGCACCCTTCTTGTTGTTCTCAATACCATCGAACATCATTCCCAAATGCCACTTGCCGATCATCGCGGTGTGATAGCCTTTGGATTTGAGTAACTTGGCGATCGTCAACGTATCCTTCGCAATCAACGACTCGCCGCCCTTCAGCACGCCGGTTTGCAGACGCGTTCGCCAAGCATAGCGTCCGGTCATCAGGCCGTATCGCGTGGGGGTGCAGACCGACGATCCGCTGTGGGCATCGGTGAAGATCATTCCACTTTTGGCAATTGCATCGAGTTGCGGCGTTGCGATCTTTCCCCTTTCCGGATTCAGGCATTTCAATTCGCCGAACCCCATGTCATCCGCCAGGATCACGACGATATTGGGATTGCTGGTTTCGGCCCTTGCGCCCTCCAATCCAGCGACAACGAAGCAGGTCAGCAGCACAAGCGACAGAGATTCAATTTTCATAACGAGTCCTTTGAAAGGTCAGCGGGGCAGTTCGGTTTTTTGATTGGACCTTCCCTCTCGGCCCATTCGAAGGTAATCCTGACGCGTGCGGGGATCAATCGGCCCCGCTCCATGAATAGGTTTGGCCAATTTCTGTTTCCGAGTGAAAAACTTGAGGTCCATTTTGGGTCTGCAGTACGAGCGGATTTCCCCTCAGTGACTTGATCTTTGCTTGCTCAAGTTTTCCGTCTTTCCAATGGATCGAGACCTCGAACCCACCACGTGCACGCAAACCAGAAACGGAGCCCTCTGGCCAACCAGGCGGTAGGGCTGGCAGCAAATCGAGAATCGCGTTCCCCTTCGCGTCACGGCGGTGCGATTGCAACAACGCTTCGCATACCCCTGCGGTCAGACCGAAGTTCCCGTCGATCTGGAAAGGAGGGCAGGCGTCAAACAGGTTGTTGTAGAACCCGGCTTGTCGTTTCAGGCTGGAGTTTTGAAAGAAGCCGGTGAGGATTCGTTCCATGTGTTCACCATCGCGAAGACGAGCCCAGAAATTCACCTTCCATCCGCGTGACCAACCGGTTCCCTCATCACCTCGGAGTTCCAGCGTCCTCTTGCAAGCCTCGAAAAGAGTGGGAGTGTCCGGCGTGATCTCGTTTCCGGGATGTAGCCCCCACAGATGCGAAACATGGCGATGGTTGGTCAAGGGATCCTCAACATACAGCCATTCCTTCAACTGTCCCTCCGCACCGACTTGGTTGGGAGCAATCCTTTGTGCGGTGGAGCGCAGCTGCGCCGCAAACTTGGCATCGCGTTGGAGCACGTCAGCCGCCTCTGCCGTAGCGAGCATCAAGTAACGGATAATCTGATGATCCATGGTGGGCCCCATCACGAGTCCACCACGCTCCGGTGAATTGCTCGGCCCGCTCACGAGCCAGCCTGTTTCGGACTCAGGATCATCAATCAGATAGTCCAGGAAGAATTCCGCTGCCCCCTTCATCAGCGGATAAGCACGCTGCTCGAGAAATGCTTGGTCGCCGGTAAACAGATAGCGTTCCCAAAGGTGGGTGCTTAACCAGGCCCCGCCCGTCGGCCAAATCCCGTGGTTCGAGGCGTTGATGGGTGCGGCGCCTCGCCAACCATCGGTGTTGTGATGGACGACCCAGCCCTTGGCGTCGTAGAAATCCCTTGCCACTTCAGCCCCGGTGATCGCCAGATCATCGAGCAGGTCGAACAGCGGCTCATGACATTCCGACAGATTCGCCTGCTCCGCGGGCCAATAGTTCATTTCTGCGTTAATATTGATCGTGTATTTTGAATCCCAAGCCGGATTCTTGCTGTCATTCCACAGCCCCTGAAGGTTCGCCGCCTGCCCACCCGGTCGTGACGAAGCGATCAACAGGTAGCGTCCGTACTGGCAGAGCAGCGCCACGAAATCGGGATCCGGGTTGGTCGGGTATTGGTTGAGCCGTTCGTTGGTTGGTGAGGTGAGCGAATGACCGCCACCGAGATCAAGATCGACACGTCGAAACAACGCCCGATGATCGGCCTGGTGGTCCGCTAAGATTTGCGGGTACGGTTTCCCGTTGACTCCCTCTAAGATTGCCTTGCATTGGGCTGCAGGATCGGCTGCCAGAGACTGGTAGTTTTCATAACTCGTTGCCGCCGCCAAATAGAACACCACCGAATCCGCATCACTCACTTGAATACCGCTATCGGTAACGTGCAAGGTGCCTCCGGCCGCCCTGGCCTGGAGCTGCGCCTCAAACTTTGTCACCCCTTCAAAGAAAGTCCCGCGACGCTGGTCAACAAAGTCATCCACCACTCCGTACAATCGCAAAGTGCGTGAGTCTAAGGCACTGGTTGCTGAAGATGTCTGATGGGGTGTTGTCAGTCGTGCCGTGAGACTGATTTTTCCTGGGCGATCCGCTTCCAGTCGAACGGCAATCACACGATCCGGATGGCTTGCCAGCACGGTCCGCGTGTAGGTGATCGCTTGCGACTTGAAGACGGTCGTCGCGACCGCTGCGTCCAGGTCTAAGGATCGCTGGTAATCCGAGACACCGTCCAGATTGGCGAACTCCAGCAACAGATCCCCGAACGGCTGGTAAGGCGCCTGTCGCAATGGCTGCGACATGAACCGCTCCGACGCTAATTGCTCTGCTTCTAGCTGCTTTCCAGCAAAGAGCAACTGCCGAATCTTTGGCAACGACTCAACGGCACCGGCTCGCGAATAGGAACGCGGTTTTCCCGCCCACAGCGTATCGTGGTTGAACTGAATGCGATCCTGCTCCACGCCACCAAACACCATCGCACCGACCGATCCATTGCCCACCGGCAACGCGTCAGTCCACTCTGCGGCAGGTTCGTCGTAGGTCAACTGCAATCGGGACCCGGCTGCATCGGCACTTGCCGAAAAGCAACAACATGCAATCGTCCATGCGCAGAAAATTCGTGTGACCATTATTTCAGTTCCCCTTGATTCAATACGCGATGATTCTTCGATTGCCGTTTTACGGTTTGTAACTGCCCCAGGATAACACATGGCAGCTACCTTTACTTAGAGTCCCTGGCCAGTTTCATCTCCAGCCAATTTCCTTCCGAATCGGGCTCCGCAGACAACGGCACTTGAATCGTCGTCCCTTTGGATTCAAGGGTAAGTAGGACTTTGCATGTGTGGTCCGACGGCTTGCCAGACATCTGTTCCCCGGGGATTTGCAGTTCGAACGTTTCTCCGACAAGGCTTGAAATCGTTTCCATCGCTCCACCGCTGCCGACATTGTCGAACTGCAACTCGGACGCATCCGTCATCTCTTTGGAGCGGATTGTCATTTTTCTGGAAGAAATGGCAATCTGTTCCAATACGGAAACACATTGAATGCGGCGCATTCACTAAAATCCAGACCCATCCTTTGAATTCAAAATCCAGGAACCGCCACAATGACTCCCGCCCGCCTTCGTTTCCTGACCATCCCATTTGCCTTTCTCGCTTGTTGCTCTGCGACCGTTTACGCCGCGAAGCCCCCTCGTCCGAATGTGATTCTGATTTTCATCGATGACATGGGCTACGGCGATGTCGGTTTCAACGGTGCAACGGTTCCAAAGACGCCAAACTTGGACCAGATGGCAACCGAAGGAATGAAGTTTACGGACTTTTACGTCGGCTGCGCCGTCTGTTCCGGTTCACGAACGGCACTGATGACCGGATGTCACTACCAGCGACTCAGCATGGCCCCGGTGTTGT is a genomic window of Novipirellula artificiosorum containing:
- a CDS encoding AlkZ-related protein → MIKTFDEAYQFVLESKVCTVFGSTKSPYPSLWDNTGLSEKKPKAGGWSPKIVAVWDWKTRIPQTYPDAVYYGKVPGGDAVLMEMQHFRNVHYPAAFQPIRELDPLAQKVHEFIRLEPAYTGPLRKRAIAELACTKSQFDTALKKLQVSLNIVRSNDPKLKNDFWLPMREVHLDIVQEHE
- a CDS encoding sulfatase family protein, coding for MKIESLSLVLLTCFVVAGLEGARAETSNPNIVVILADDMGFGELKCLNPERGKIATPQLDAIAKSGMIFTDAHSGSSVCTPTRYGLMTGRYAWRTRLQTGVLKGGESLIAKDTLTIAKLLKSKGYHTAMIGKWHLGMMFDGIENNKKGAVKPGAVVTHGPIDFAGFDVFHGFHYARQMDLWIDNDKVTRNIEAVEMLPSLTAAAVDYIERRKGIDQPFFMYIPWNAPHSPVVPSEDWKGKSGINDHADFVMQTDDSYGQVVQALKANGFLQNTLILCSSDNGTSPSTSGLKQLKAAGHFPSANLRGMKADIWDGGHRVPFLVSWPGHVQPGSRCDDLVCLTDVIATVADLTGYELAESDAVDSFSFLSALTGTNHAPRTDVIHHSISGFFSIRQGKWKLIACPGSGGWSAPKIKEAVKEAESKGLPMVQLYDMQQDIGEQNNLAEAMPERVMRLRGLLETQIASGRTNPGPRQQNDVPIVIEKWKSE
- a CDS encoding glycoside hydrolase family 95 protein is translated as MVTRIFCAWTIACCCFSASADAAGSRLQLTYDEPAAEWTDALPVGNGSVGAMVFGGVEQDRIQFNHDTLWAGKPRSYSRAGAVESLPKIRQLLFAGKQLEAEQLASERFMSQPLRQAPYQPFGDLLLEFANLDGVSDYQRSLDLDAAVATTVFKSQAITYTRTVLASHPDRVIAVRLEADRPGKISLTARLTTPHQTSSATSALDSRTLRLYGVVDDFVDQRRGTFFEGVTKFEAQLQARAAGGTLHVTDSGIQVSDADSVVFYLAAATSYENYQSLAADPAAQCKAILEGVNGKPYPQILADHQADHRALFRRVDLDLGGGHSLTSPTNERLNQYPTNPDPDFVALLCQYGRYLLIASSRPGGQAANLQGLWNDSKNPAWDSKYTININAEMNYWPAEQANLSECHEPLFDLLDDLAITGAEVARDFYDAKGWVVHHNTDGWRGAAPINASNHGIWPTGGAWLSTHLWERYLFTGDQAFLEQRAYPLMKGAAEFFLDYLIDDPESETGWLVSGPSNSPERGGLVMGPTMDHQIIRYLMLATAEAADVLQRDAKFAAQLRSTAQRIAPNQVGAEGQLKEWLYVEDPLTNHRHVSHLWGLHPGNEITPDTPTLFEACKRTLELRGDEGTGWSRGWKVNFWARLRDGEHMERILTGFFQNSSLKRQAGFYNNLFDACPPFQIDGNFGLTAGVCEALLQSHRRDAKGNAILDLLPALPPGWPEGSVSGLRARGGFEVSIHWKDGKLEQAKIKSLRGNPLVLQTQNGPQVFHSETEIGQTYSWSGAD